A stretch of the Bacillus sp. FJAT-18017 genome encodes the following:
- a CDS encoding catalase, translating to MGDNRNSEMNKKQEQLEQFKVDDTGQKLTTNQGLKVSEDEFSLKAGVRGPTLMEDFHFREKMTHFDHERIPERVVHARGFAAHGDFQVYESLREYTMAKFLQDPSKKTPVFVRFSTVQGSRGSAETVRDVRGFATKFYTEEGNYDLVGNNMPVFFIQDAIKFPDFVHAVKPEPHNEMPQAATAHDTFWDFIANNQESAHMVMWAMSDRAIPRSYRMMEGFGVHTFRFVNEQGKAHFVKFHWKPVVGVHSQVWDEAQKVAGKDPDFHRRDLYEAIERGDYLEYELGVQMIPEEEEFRFEFDILDPTKLWPEEEVPVKLIGKMTLNRNVDNVFAETEQVAFHPGHVVPGIDFTNDPLLQGRLFSYTDTQLLRLGGPNFHELPINRPVCPFHNNQRDGFGRQTINRGQVSYHKNSLAQNTPAPATAEEGGYVHYQEKVDGQKIRARSDSFKDHFSQASMFWNSMSPPEKQHIIDALTFELGKVKSPDVRQQVVDMLANVSMELITPVAKSIGARVPEPREPASLKSSPALSMANTVKTAKSRMVGVLIEEGFNGNEIKGIFDAIKAEGAIPAIISENLGSIRGTDNFELPVEFSYVTADSVIFDAIYIVGGSENSPKFKKTALDFVQEAFEHYKPIGATHAGAEVVEQAGILGQPGVIAGSDPSEFAAQFVHAIAAHRFWDREVV from the coding sequence TAAGGTGGATGACACGGGCCAGAAGCTGACGACGAATCAAGGTTTAAAGGTGTCAGAGGATGAGTTTTCCCTTAAAGCCGGTGTCCGCGGACCAACGTTGATGGAAGACTTTCATTTCCGTGAAAAAATGACTCACTTTGACCATGAACGGATTCCGGAAAGGGTCGTTCATGCCCGAGGATTTGCTGCTCATGGTGATTTCCAGGTGTACGAGTCATTGAGGGAATATACAATGGCGAAGTTCCTGCAAGATCCTTCAAAAAAAACGCCAGTCTTTGTTCGGTTCTCGACAGTACAGGGATCGAGGGGTTCGGCGGAGACGGTCCGTGATGTCCGCGGGTTTGCGACTAAGTTTTATACAGAGGAAGGGAACTATGACCTTGTGGGCAACAATATGCCGGTTTTCTTCATCCAGGATGCGATTAAGTTTCCTGACTTTGTGCACGCTGTGAAGCCTGAACCGCATAATGAAATGCCACAGGCGGCGACCGCGCACGACACGTTCTGGGACTTTATTGCCAATAATCAAGAATCGGCGCATATGGTGATGTGGGCAATGTCGGACCGCGCTATTCCGCGCAGCTATCGGATGATGGAGGGTTTCGGTGTTCATACATTCCGATTTGTGAATGAGCAGGGCAAGGCACACTTCGTCAAATTCCATTGGAAGCCAGTTGTCGGTGTGCATTCACAGGTGTGGGACGAGGCCCAGAAGGTTGCCGGTAAGGACCCGGATTTCCATCGCCGCGATTTGTATGAAGCGATTGAAAGAGGCGATTATCTCGAGTACGAACTAGGTGTGCAAATGATTCCTGAGGAAGAAGAGTTCCGGTTTGAATTTGATATTCTTGATCCGACCAAGCTATGGCCTGAAGAAGAGGTTCCGGTCAAGCTCATTGGAAAAATGACATTGAACCGGAATGTCGACAATGTGTTTGCCGAGACTGAACAGGTTGCCTTCCATCCTGGACATGTTGTGCCAGGAATAGATTTCACGAATGACCCGCTGCTGCAGGGAAGGTTGTTCTCTTATACTGATACACAGCTATTGCGACTTGGCGGACCGAATTTCCACGAGCTGCCGATCAATCGCCCTGTCTGTCCGTTCCACAACAACCAGCGTGATGGCTTTGGCCGCCAGACAATCAACAGGGGCCAGGTAAGCTACCACAAGAATTCTCTTGCGCAAAATACGCCTGCACCAGCTACTGCTGAGGAAGGCGGTTATGTGCATTATCAGGAGAAAGTCGATGGGCAAAAAATCCGGGCTCGCAGTGACAGTTTCAAGGATCATTTTTCCCAGGCGTCGATGTTCTGGAACAGCATGAGCCCGCCTGAAAAGCAGCACATCATTGATGCTTTGACCTTTGAACTCGGCAAGGTGAAATCACCGGATGTACGCCAGCAGGTTGTTGATATGCTCGCAAATGTCAGCATGGAATTGATCACTCCGGTTGCTAAAAGCATTGGTGCCAGGGTGCCGGAGCCGAGAGAGCCCGCTTCGTTAAAGTCATCGCCGGCACTAAGCATGGCCAATACGGTAAAAACTGCGAAATCCCGCATGGTTGGAGTTCTAATTGAGGAAGGGTTTAACGGAAATGAAATAAAGGGGATTTTTGATGCTATAAAGGCAGAGGGAGCTATACCTGCGATTATTAGCGAAAATCTTGGTTCAATTCGAGGCACCGATAATTTTGAACTTCCTGTTGAATTCTCCTATGTAACAGCCGATTCTGTAATCTTTGACGCAATTTACATTGTTGGTGGTTCGGAAAACAGCCCGAAATTCAAAAAGACAGCCCTGGACTTTGTACAGGAAGCATTTGAGCACTACAAGCCAATTGGCGCCACGCACGCCGGTGCGGAAGTCGTGGAACAAGCCGGTATTCTCGGACAGCCTGGTGTCATTGCGGGGTCAGACCCCTCAGAGTTCGCTGCCCAGTTTGTGCATGCTATTGCCGCACACCGTTTCTGGGATAGGGAAGTTGTGTAA
- a CDS encoding GNAT family N-acetyltransferase: METIEVIEITEENLDDQGCFCLRSKPNSQGYKNKNSWLMGRFDEGLKYIKIMENGKQAGFIEYTPIEYSSRVVFGENYLVIHCLWVSVTGKGYASKLIQTCLQDAKQQNKAGVIVITNPDTSWTPSKEIFVKNGFEEIGRAPYGFGLLVHKLHPSPDPFFPNDWEERLGRFNDLTIIRTQQCPFVDIATENIVTGAARLGISTTIIDIKTREELMAFSPTPFGVYGVVYKNNLIAYHRLTVHSVIKRLKALI, from the coding sequence GTGGAAACGATTGAAGTGATAGAGATAACCGAAGAAAACCTAGACGACCAAGGCTGCTTTTGCTTGCGCAGTAAACCTAATTCACAAGGATACAAAAATAAAAACAGTTGGCTTATGGGAAGATTTGATGAAGGTTTAAAGTACATAAAAATAATGGAGAATGGCAAACAAGCGGGGTTTATTGAATATACTCCGATTGAATATTCTTCACGAGTTGTATTTGGTGAAAATTATTTGGTTATTCATTGCTTATGGGTTAGCGTTACAGGCAAAGGGTATGCCAGTAAATTAATCCAAACATGTCTTCAAGATGCAAAGCAACAAAATAAGGCCGGGGTAATCGTGATTACAAATCCCGATACTTCCTGGACACCAAGTAAGGAGATATTCGTAAAGAATGGCTTTGAAGAGATAGGCCGGGCCCCTTACGGATTTGGGTTGCTTGTCCATAAATTGCACCCTTCACCGGACCCCTTTTTTCCAAATGATTGGGAGGAGCGGCTCGGACGATTTAACGATTTGACAATAATCCGGACACAGCAATGCCCATTTGTCGATATCGCAACTGAAAACATTGTAACAGGAGCAGCCAGGCTGGGTATAAGTACAACCATTATTGACATCAAAACCCGAGAGGAATTGATGGCTTTTTCGCCAACCCCATTTGGAGTCTATGGAGTAGTTTACAAGAACAATTTAATTGCCTATCACAGACTCACTGTACATTCCGTAATAAAACGATTAAAAGCCCTTATCTAG
- a CDS encoding M28 family peptidase, with protein MVLRRKGLKVAASLLAVSMAFGSVGYAANDGAGKSAYSQDQKVIARVDAERAIEHVRYLSEEIGPRPGGLEAEKQSADYIARVLKGYGYDVEYQYFPVADQYIGAASFGDGTSWQMGAAPNGKISGEGVTAEVIFVEGGTNLSDFPADTAGKIVVMARGASTADYRAQVNNAVAKGAAGVILQSLVGSRGNYGQTFNPSLIGKVNVPVFGAAFIQGEWIKEKLANGPVEMTLTAEQFSNLQSVNVIATKPAKSKDDGKQVILGAHHDSVVGAPGGNDNASGVGLMLELARVYKGYNTDKEMKFIAFGSEERGLLGARHYVNQLSQAEKDNIEAVFVPDMVATSYGPAKNLYAMTPDGSRNAVTDSTTAAGARLGNSDILPGTFGSSDHVPFHQAGIPAALFIWMGVDSWNPLVYHIEKVYHTPQDTIEDNISVERMQSALDVIGSGLFDVVRKDVPALNK; from the coding sequence ATGGTGTTACGGAGGAAAGGGTTAAAGGTTGCGGCTTCATTATTGGCGGTTTCGATGGCATTTGGTTCGGTAGGGTATGCGGCGAATGATGGGGCGGGTAAATCAGCCTACTCTCAGGACCAGAAGGTGATTGCGAGGGTCGATGCTGAGCGGGCGATTGAGCATGTCCGGTATTTATCCGAGGAAATCGGGCCTCGTCCGGGCGGGCTTGAAGCTGAAAAGCAGTCTGCAGATTATATCGCGAGAGTGCTAAAGGGATATGGTTACGATGTGGAGTACCAATACTTCCCGGTTGCCGATCAATACATAGGGGCTGCTAGTTTTGGTGACGGCACATCGTGGCAGATGGGCGCTGCTCCGAATGGGAAGATTAGCGGCGAGGGCGTGACAGCAGAGGTAATTTTTGTAGAAGGTGGAACGAACCTGAGTGACTTCCCGGCTGATACAGCTGGAAAAATTGTTGTCATGGCAAGGGGAGCCTCGACTGCAGATTACCGGGCACAGGTGAATAATGCGGTTGCAAAAGGTGCAGCCGGTGTTATCTTGCAAAGTTTAGTCGGAAGCCGCGGCAACTATGGGCAGACGTTCAATCCTAGCTTAATTGGAAAAGTCAATGTCCCTGTCTTTGGCGCAGCATTTATTCAAGGGGAGTGGATCAAGGAAAAGCTTGCGAATGGCCCTGTTGAAATGACGTTGACAGCCGAGCAATTTAGCAATCTCCAGTCGGTAAACGTCATCGCAACAAAACCTGCGAAATCAAAGGACGATGGGAAGCAGGTTATCCTTGGTGCACACCATGACAGCGTCGTCGGTGCTCCCGGCGGCAACGATAATGCCTCGGGTGTCGGCTTGATGCTTGAGCTTGCGCGTGTGTACAAGGGCTACAATACAGACAAGGAAATGAAATTTATCGCATTCGGCTCGGAAGAACGCGGGCTCCTTGGTGCTAGGCATTATGTGAACCAGCTGTCCCAGGCTGAAAAGGACAATATTGAAGCGGTCTTTGTTCCGGATATGGTTGCGACCAGCTACGGACCAGCGAAAAATCTGTATGCGATGACACCTGACGGCAGCAGGAATGCAGTAACGGACTCTACAACAGCGGCTGGCGCGCGTCTTGGAAATTCTGATATTTTACCAGGAACGTTCGGCTCCAGCGACCATGTTCCGTTCCACCAGGCTGGAATACCTGCGGCGCTGTTCATCTGGATGGGTGTCGACAGCTGGAATCCGCTCGTCTATCACATCGAAAAGGTTTACCATACTCCGCAGGACACAATCGAGGACAACATTTCGGTTGAACGGATGCAATCCGCCCTTGACGTTATCGGCTCCGGGTTGTTTGATGTCGTCAGGAAGGATGTACCAGCGTTGAATAAGTAA
- a CDS encoding ATP-grasp domain-containing protein, with amino-acid sequence MQVNPNLTLADIYGPEFILNPRTSYSGFGWIPTDNVDFDDFRTGAPLSIAGEMPVVANERVITEESLQLMRLAGISEPSSLYVYNDEESIKSVINSCIENDTKQVINQIYPPEEIPEKGYWIKPDLLSYLNNKASLSELVPEGHYPRRMAVKPTELDRVKKEWKLPFVLKTATDLPNGGGIDVALCQTEEDVAKAWEEFKDSEQIVVEELVEIEKNYCVQFARTHEGEIVCLGAAEQITTEEGNHRGNWISDCEAAPDEVMTVGEKIMENAAKLDYVGVGGFDILTTTDGRIVCIDLNFRLNASTPALLLKDSILSSTDREYLLYRTWEIEADWEEFYNDCKQLIQNRDLFPLSIYKPEDGQDAKTRISAILAGDTKEEIIGLEDQLSQKGWN; translated from the coding sequence ATGCAAGTAAACCCAAATTTAACTTTGGCTGATATATATGGACCTGAATTTATTCTCAACCCGCGGACATCGTACTCGGGCTTTGGCTGGATACCGACCGACAACGTTGACTTTGATGATTTCCGCACTGGTGCTCCGCTGTCGATTGCAGGTGAGATGCCGGTAGTGGCCAATGAACGTGTCATTACGGAAGAATCTCTTCAGCTGATGCGGCTTGCCGGAATCAGTGAGCCGTCCAGCCTTTATGTATACAACGACGAAGAGTCGATTAAAAGCGTGATAAACTCTTGTATTGAAAATGATACGAAACAAGTAATTAATCAAATTTACCCTCCCGAGGAAATTCCGGAGAAAGGGTATTGGATCAAGCCCGACCTGCTTTCATACCTGAACAACAAAGCGAGCCTGTCGGAGCTTGTTCCCGAAGGCCACTATCCGCGGCGGATGGCAGTCAAACCAACAGAGCTCGACCGCGTCAAGAAGGAATGGAAACTGCCTTTTGTTTTAAAAACAGCAACCGACCTTCCGAATGGAGGCGGCATCGATGTAGCTCTCTGCCAAACGGAAGAAGATGTCGCGAAGGCCTGGGAAGAATTCAAGGACAGCGAACAAATTGTCGTGGAGGAACTCGTGGAAATCGAAAAAAACTATTGCGTTCAATTTGCGAGGACGCACGAGGGTGAGATTGTTTGCCTTGGAGCGGCCGAGCAAATCACGACAGAGGAAGGAAATCACCGCGGAAATTGGATAAGCGACTGTGAGGCGGCACCTGATGAAGTCATGACCGTTGGCGAAAAAATCATGGAAAACGCCGCAAAGCTCGATTATGTCGGCGTTGGCGGATTTGACATCCTGACCACGACAGACGGGCGGATTGTCTGCATCGATCTCAACTTCAGGCTGAACGCTTCAACGCCTGCCCTGCTGTTGAAGGACAGTATTCTAAGTTCCACGGATAGAGAATACCTATTGTACCGGACATGGGAAATCGAGGCCGATTGGGAGGAGTTTTATAACGACTGCAAACAGCTGATCCAAAATCGTGACCTCTTCCCGCTATCCATCTACAAGCCAGAAGACGGGCAAGATGCAAAAACAAGAATCAGCGCCATCCTCGCAGGCGACACGAAAGAAGAAATCATCGGCTTAGAGGACCAACTTAGCCAAAAAGGGTGGAACTAA